GCTGATTCAATGGCTGATGGTGCTAAAAAAATTGTAGAACTAGTGAAAAAATAGGAGGCGGGATGATACAATGAGTATTTTAATTAATAAGAATACAAAAGTAATTACCCAAGGAATCACCGGTTCGACTGGGATGTTTCATACTCAGCAAGCATTAGAATATGGTACACAAATGGTTGCAGGGGTTACTCCAGGAAAAGGAGGTACCACTGTATTAGGTTTACCGGTTTACGATACAGTGAAAGAAGCTGTGAAGAAAACGGGAGCTACTGCGTCTGTCATTTATGTTCCGCCAGCTTTTGCTGCTGATGCAATTATGGAAGCTGTTGATGCCGAATTAGATCTTGTGGTCTGCATTACAGAGGGAATACCTGTTTTGGATATGGTGAAAGTAAAAAAATATATGGAAGGTAAGAAAACACGTCTCATTGGACCAAACTGTCCAGGTGTGATCACTCCTGGTGAGTGCAAAATTGGAATTATGCCGGGCTATATTCACATGCCTGGCCATGTGGGAATCGTATCCCGAAGTGGAACCTTAACATATGAAGCGGTTCATCAGTTAACATCTTATGGTATCGGTCAATCTACTGCAGTTGGTATTGGTGGTGACCCTGTAAACGGTACAAACTTCATTGATGTTTTGAAGATGTTTAATGAGGATCCAGATACCTATGCGGTTATTATGATTGGAGAAATTGGAGGAACTGCCGAAGAAGAAGCAGCTGAATGGATCAAAGAAAATATGACGAAACCAGTTGTTGGTTTTATTGGTGGACAAACAGCTCCGAAAGGAAAAAGAATGGGACACGCAGGAGCGATTATTTCTGGTGGAAAAGGTACTGCAAAAGAAAAAGTGGCTAAATTACAAGAAGCAGGAGTTCGTATTGCTCCTACTCCATCAGAAATGGGTTCAACACTTGTTGAACTTTTGAAAGAAAAAGGATTACTTGATCTGTGTATCACAAATAAGGAATAATGATTTTCTTAAAAGGGATCATTTCGTCCCTTTTTTTTTTATATTCCAGAAAAATTTGCTTTACAGACTAGGTATTTTTTGGCAAACTTGAGAAGAAGTCGTTCGAAAATTCATAACATATTGTGATGTAAAGAGAAAGTTGGATGGTGTTTGTGATGGAAGAGAGAGTATTATTAATCTATTTACATACGATAGATAGGGTTGGATGGAAAACAATCGAGCGGATCATGACTTCACTTGAGTCGCTTCATCTACTTTTTGATTTTGCACCCTTAGAATTGTCGATGCTTTCAGGAATAGATTTGACGAATGCAGAACGAATCATAGCTAGTTTTACGAAAGAAAATATCATTCAATTTCAAGAAAAAATGATTGAATGGAAAAGAAATGGAATTCAAATTTTGACTGCTAATGATGAAAACTATCCCAGGTTATTAAAGGAAATTGCTCAACCACCTTGGGTTTTATATAGTATGGGGAACTTAGATCTTATTCACGAGTCTTCCATCGCAATTGTTGGGACAAGAAATCCAACTTCCTATGGGGTCACTGTTACGGAAAAATTAGCAAAAGAGCTGACAACATATGGTTGGACAGTGGTTAGTGGGATGGCTAGAGGAATTGATCGCGTAGCCCATGAGGCAACATTAGAGAGTAATGGTAGCACCATTGCAGTTTTAGGCTGTGGAATCGATATCGTTTATCCAAAAGAACATCAGCGTCTGTACAGAAGAATTATAAATGATGGTTTAATTGTATCAGAATATCCACCAGGAACTCCTCCCGTACCAGGTTTTTTCCCGCAAAGGAATCGAATTATTAGTGGACTTTCTTATGGAACAATCGTGGTAGAAGCATCATTGAAAAGTGGTTCACTGATCACTGTGCAACATGCGCTTGATCAATCAAGGGAAGTTTTTGCTGTACCTGGTTCTATCACTTCTAAACAAAGTCTTGGAACCAATTCTTTGATTCAGCAAGGAGCAAAATTAATCCAAACAGTAGATGATGTGAATCAAGAATTTCCTTACCTTAATCAGACGCAAAAACGGTCTATAAGATCTGAAAGTATCAAGTTAACAAAAAATGAGGAAAAAGTATATTCATTGGTTACGGATAAGATTCATATTGATGAAATACTGTCACGGTCGCATCTAGGTCTTTCTGATGTCTATGAATGCTTACTTTCGTTACAAATAAAAGGAAAGATCAAACAAATACCAGGAGGTTATTATCGGAAGAATACATAAGAGGGTGAATCCTCTCCTTTCATATTTAGAAGTCATAAATTTATATTGAATAATTTGACAAATGGAAGTCTACTATTTAATAATAAGGAATGTTTAACAAAATTGACTTGTATTGTGTCTAAAGAGGGGAGGAAGATTCGTGGCTGATACATTAGTAATTGTAGAATCTCCAGCAAAAGCGAAAACTATTGGAAAGTATTTAGGAAAGAAATATATTGTAAAAGCTTCTATGGGGCATGTGATTGATTTACCAAAAAGCCAATTAGGTGTTGATATAGATCATAACTTCTCGCCTAAATACATTACCATTCGCGGTAAAGGTAATATTCTTAAAGAATTAAAAGAAACATCAAAAAAAGTAAAAAAAGTTTATCTTGCTGCCGACCCTGACCGTGAAGGGGAAGCAATTGCTTGGCATCTCGCACGAGTATTAAATATCGACGAAAGAGAAAAATGTCGAGTCGTATTTCATGAAATTACGAAAAAAGCGATTCAAGAGGCTTTTAAATCTCCTAGACCTGTTAATCATCATCTTGTTGATGCCCAGCAAGCGAGAAGAGTGTTAGATCGTTTAGTTGGTTATAAAATTAGTCCTCTGCTATGGAAAAAGGTTAAGAAAGGACTTAGTGCGGGTCGTGTCCAATCCGTAGCGGTTAAATTAATCTATGATCGAGAAAAAGAAATTGAAAACTTCATCGCTGAAGAATTTTGGACTGTAACTCTTTACCTCGAGAGCAAAGAAGAGCTTTTTGAAGCAAAATTTTATGGATACGATGGCAAGAAAATTCAACTTCAATCGAAAGAAGAAGTTGATGAGTTATTAGCGAGTATCAAAGACCAACCGATCATTATTTCGGAGATAAAACAAAGTGAGCGTAGAAGAAATCCAGCGCCAGCATTTATTACTAGTTCTCTTCAACAAGAAGCAGCGAGAAAGCTTAATTTTAAAGCGGCAAAAACAATGCAAGTCGCTCAACAACTTTATGAAGGAATTGAGCTTGGAAAAGAAGGTACAGTTGGTCTTATCACATATATGCGGACCGATTCTACAAGGGTTTCCCAAACAGCTCAAGATGAGGCAAAGGAATATATTCTAGAAAAATTCGGAAGCGAATATGTATCCAATGGAAATAAAACGGAGAAAAAGGGAAAAAATGCGCAAGATGCCCATGAAGCCATACGTCCTACTTCCGTATTTCGAACACCTGACTCAATCAAGAGTTTTTTATCAAGAGATCAGTTGC
This sequence is a window from Tepidibacillus fermentans. Protein-coding genes within it:
- the sucD gene encoding succinate--CoA ligase subunit alpha, which codes for MSILINKNTKVITQGITGSTGMFHTQQALEYGTQMVAGVTPGKGGTTVLGLPVYDTVKEAVKKTGATASVIYVPPAFAADAIMEAVDAELDLVVCITEGIPVLDMVKVKKYMEGKKTRLIGPNCPGVITPGECKIGIMPGYIHMPGHVGIVSRSGTLTYEAVHQLTSYGIGQSTAVGIGGDPVNGTNFIDVLKMFNEDPDTYAVIMIGEIGGTAEEEAAEWIKENMTKPVVGFIGGQTAPKGKRMGHAGAIISGGKGTAKEKVAKLQEAGVRIAPTPSEMGSTLVELLKEKGLLDLCITNKE
- the dprA gene encoding DNA-processing protein DprA — encoded protein: MVFVMEERVLLIYLHTIDRVGWKTIERIMTSLESLHLLFDFAPLELSMLSGIDLTNAERIIASFTKENIIQFQEKMIEWKRNGIQILTANDENYPRLLKEIAQPPWVLYSMGNLDLIHESSIAIVGTRNPTSYGVTVTEKLAKELTTYGWTVVSGMARGIDRVAHEATLESNGSTIAVLGCGIDIVYPKEHQRLYRRIINDGLIVSEYPPGTPPVPGFFPQRNRIISGLSYGTIVVEASLKSGSLITVQHALDQSREVFAVPGSITSKQSLGTNSLIQQGAKLIQTVDDVNQEFPYLNQTQKRSIRSESIKLTKNEEKVYSLVTDKIHIDEILSRSHLGLSDVYECLLSLQIKGKIKQIPGGYYRKNT
- the topA gene encoding type I DNA topoisomerase — its product is MADTLVIVESPAKAKTIGKYLGKKYIVKASMGHVIDLPKSQLGVDIDHNFSPKYITIRGKGNILKELKETSKKVKKVYLAADPDREGEAIAWHLARVLNIDEREKCRVVFHEITKKAIQEAFKSPRPVNHHLVDAQQARRVLDRLVGYKISPLLWKKVKKGLSAGRVQSVAVKLIYDREKEIENFIAEEFWTVTLYLESKEELFEAKFYGYDGKKIQLQSKEEVDELLASIKDQPIIISEIKQSERRRNPAPAFITSSLQQEAARKLNFKAAKTMQVAQQLYEGIELGKEGTVGLITYMRTDSTRVSQTAQDEAKEYILEKFGSEYVSNGNKTEKKGKNAQDAHEAIRPTSVFRTPDSIKSFLSRDQLRLYRLIWERFVASQMAQAILDTMTVDMTVGSKKAIFRSTGSKIKFPGFMKIYIEGNDDNKKEEDRILPPLEEQELVKLQKIEPEQHFTQPPPRYTEARLVKTMEELGIGRPSTYAPTIDTIQKRGYVKLEDKKFVPTELGILVIELMEEFFPEILDVEFTAQMEDNLDKIEEGSLEWVNVIRDFYEDFEKRLSYAEKEMEEVELKDEVSDEVCEKCGRPMVYKMGRFGKFLACSGFPECRNTKPIVKSLNISCPKCGGEIVERKGKKKVFYGCSNYPNCDFISFDKPLPRPCPKCGNLMIEKKSKKETVYQCTDCDYKETVQ